CAATCGCGCCACCGTCGCCGCCGGCTGCGGGGACAATCGTGTTGACCACCTCCTGCGCCGCACCCGCCAGCGAATCCTCGCGGTAGGCCACGCGGGCGCAGATATCGTGGGCGACGGCGTTGCGGATGTAGAACTCGCCCCAGCCGGTGCCCGACACACCACAGCGGTCATCGGCCCAAGTGCCCGCGCCGATGATCGGCGCATCGCCGACCCGGCCCCATTTCTTGTTGGTCATGCCGCCGGTGCTGGTCGCCGCGGCGATGTGGCCGTGCCGGTCCAGCGCCACGGCGCCGACGGTGCCGAAGTACCGGCCCGGCTCATCGCCGACGTCGGTACGTGCCTGCGCCTTGCGCTGCGCCGCATCCAGCTGCCGCCGTCGCTTGTCGGTGTCGAACCACTGGTTGGGAACGCGCTCGATCTCGGGCCGTGTATCGGCGAACGCCTCCGCGCCAGCGCCTGCGAGCATCACGTGCGGCGAATGCTCCATCACCGCACGGGCCAGCGCGATCGGGCTGCGCACGGTGGTGACTCCCGCCACCGCTCCGGCGCGGCGGGTGTGGCCTTCCATGATCGAGGCGTCCAGTTCGTGTCCGCCTTCGGCATTGAACACCGCCCCCTTGCCGGCATTGAACCGCGGCGAGTCCTCCAGCACGTGCACGGCCGCCTGCACCGCGTCCAGTGCGGCACCGCCGCTGGAGAGGACCGCATTGCCCGCATCCAGGGCGGCGTCCAGATCCGCGCGCGCCGCCTTCTCGTCCTCGGCGCTCAGCGCGTCACGGGCCACGTACCCCGCCCCGCCGTGGATCACCAGGGCGGTGCGTGGAATGGCCGGCCCGGGGCTCTTTGGCGCCTGCTGCGCTCCGGTGGCCGGGGCGGCAAGGCCAAAAACGAGAGCCGGCAACACAAGACAGGTGCGCATCGCGAGATCCCCGCTGAGAGAGCGATGAGGATAACGCGAGCCGTCGCGCTACTGCTGGCGCAACGCCTCGATCGGGTCCAGCAGGGAGGCCTTGCGCGCCGGGTAGTAGCCGAAGAACAGGCCGGTCGCGATGGAGAACCCGGCCGCGAGCAGGATCACCTGCGCGTTGAGCACCACCGGCAGGGCACCGAACTTGCCGACCAGCAGCGCGCCGGCGATCCCGATCGCAATCCCCACGGCGCCACCGATCAGCGATATCAGCATCGCCTCGGCGAGGAACTGGGAGCGGATGTCCGACGGTCCGGCACCCACCGCCATGCGCAGGCCGATCTCGCGGATCCGCTCGGTCACCGAGACCAGCATGATGTTCATGATGCCGATGCCACCGACGATCAGCGAGATGGTCGCCACCGCCGCCAGCAGCAGCGACATCAGGCGCGTGGTCTGGCTGCGCGCCTCGACGATTTCGGCGATGTTGCGCACGCGGAAGTCGTCGTCGGCGCCCGGCTGCAGCTTGTGTCGCTGGCGCAGCAGCGATTCGATCTGCTCCTGCGCCCACGCCAGGTCATCCGCGCGCGCGACCCCGACGGCGATCTGCTGCACCGCGCCCGGTGGCAGGCCCATCGCTCCCATCAACCGCCGCCGACCGGTTTCCAACGGCACCAGCATCACGTCGTCCTGGTCCTGGCCGAAGCCGCCCTGCCCCTTGGACGCCAGCACGCCGACCACGGTGAAGGGCACCCGGCCGATGCGCACGCTCTGTCCGACCGGGTCCTCGTCACCGAACAGGGAGCGACGCACGGTCTCGCCCAGGATCACCGGCTTGCTGCCGCCGCCATATTCGCGCGCGTCAAACTCCTCTCCCAGCGCCATTGTCCAGCTCTCCAGCGCGAAATAGTCCGGCTGCACGCCATACCAGCTGGTGGCCCAGTTGTTCTCGGCAAACACGACCTGGGTGCTGCCGCGCAGCGTGCCGGCGACGTACTGGACCTCCGGCACCTCCTCGCGGATCGCGTCCACATCCGCGGTGGTGAGGGTGTAGGCGCTGCCGGCGCTCATGCGCACGCCGCCAGCGCCACGGCCCGAGTTGGAGCTGATGTCCAGACGATTGGACCCCAGCCCGGACACCAGCTTGTCGATCTGCGCCTGGGTGCCCTGGCCGACCGACACCATCACGATCACTGCGGCGATGCCGATGATCACCCCCAGCGACGTCAGGGCGCTGCGCAGCCAGTTGCCGCGCAGGGCGAAGATGGCCGTCCGCAGGACCTCGGTGAAATTCATGCCGGGGCTCCCTGCTCGTGCAGCTCACCGTCGTGCATGACGAAGGTGCGGTCCGCGTGCGCGGCCACTTCCGGGTCATGGGTGATCAGGATCACCGTGTGGTCGTCGTCGCGAAGCTGCTTGAACAGCGCGAGGATCTCCTCGCCGGTCTTGCTGTCCAGCGCGCCGGTGGGCTCGTCGGCCAGCAGGATCGGCGGCCGGTTGATCAGGGCGCGGGCGATCGCCACGCGTTGCTGCTGGCCGCCGGACAGCTCACTGGGCCGGTGCTGCTCGCGCCTGCCCAGCCCGACCGCCGCCAGCGCCGCGTGGGCACGTTGCGCGCGCTCGGCGGCCGGCACGTTGGCGTAGCCCATCGGCATGGCCACGTTCTCCAGCGCGCTCATGCGCGGCAGCAGGTTGAAGCCCTGGAAGACGAATCCGATCTTGTCGCGCCGTAGCAGCGCGCGCTCTTCGGCGTCCAGGCTGGCGATGTCGACGCCATCGCAGTGGTAGGTGCCCGTGCTCGGACTGTCGAGGCAGCCCAGCAGGTTCATCAGCGTCGACTTGCCCGAGCCGGACGGGCCCATGATGGCGACGAATTCGCCGCGCTCGATCCGCAGGTCGACGTCGCGCAGCGCGACCACCTCGGCTTCGGTGCCCGGCGAGTAGACCTTGCCCAGGCCGCGGGTCTGGATCACCGCGACGGCAGTGCTCATCGTGCCGGACGCCCGCTGCCGACGATCACCTGGTCGCCCTGGGCGATATCGCCCGCCACCTCGGTCCAGCTGCCATCGCTGACGCCAAGGCGCACGGTGATCGGCTTCGGCGTGCCAGCCACGAGCAGGTACAGCGGGGCGCGACGGGCGGCGAGCAGCGAGGCCAGTTCGCCGTCCCAGCGGGCCTTCTTCTCATTCGGGAGGGTCTCGCGGAAGGCGGCGAACTGCTGGGTGAAGCGCTCCTGCATCCGCTGGCGCATCGCACCGCTGTTGCCGGCGCCGGCATTGGCTGGGCCGCGCCCGCCGCCCATCATCGGCGGTCCGCCGGCGGGTGGACGCGAGGGTGCGGCAGTGGCGCGGGCGGCAGCGCGCTCGCGCATGCTGCCCAGCGCCTCATCGAAGGCCGCCTGCTGGTGGGCGTCCAGCTCCAGCGCGGCGGCTATCCGCGGCAGTTCCTCGGTCGGGCTGGCGCGCGTGGCGGTGGGTGCCGCAGCCGCGTCGCCCTCGGCGGGCTTGTAACGCAGTGCCGCGTTGGGTACCCGCAGCACGTCATCGCGCCGGCTCACCTCGATCTCCGCGTTGGCGGTCATGCCGGGCAGCAGTATCTGGTCGGGGTTGTCGACGGCGACCACCACGGGGTAGGTGATCACGTTGTTGGTGTTGGTGGCCGACAGGCGCACCTGCTGCACGCTGCCGCGGAACTGGCGATCCGGAAACGCGTCCACCCCGAACGACACGCCCTGGCCGGTCTTGACCTGGCCGATGTCGGCCTCGTCGATGGCCAGCACGATCTCCATCTTCGACAGGTCCTCGGCGATCTGGAACAGCACCGGCGCCTGCAGGCTGGCGGCCACGGTCTGCCCGGGCTCGACGGTGCGGGTCAGGACCACGCCGTCCACCGGCGAACGGATCTCGGTGCGTTCCAGGTTGAGCTGCGAGGTGCGGGTGGATGCGCGGTGCTGGGTGATCTGCGCCTGTGCCGACTGCACCTGCGCGCGTGCCTGATCGCGCGCGGTGCGCGCCAGGTCGATGTCACTGCTCGCCACCAGCTGGCGCTCGCCCAGTTCGGTCTTGCGGCGGAAATCGGCTTCGGCGTTGGCAGCCGCGGCGCGGGCGGTCGCCAGACTGGCCTGCGCGGCCTGGACGGCGGCATTGCCCTGCGCGATCTGCGCATCAAAGGTGCTCGGATCGATCCGGGCGATCACCTGCCCCTTGCTCACCGTGTCATTGAAGTCGGCAAGCACCTCGGTGACCAGCCCGGAAATCTGGCTGCCCACGTCGACCGTGGAGATCGCGCCCAGCGTCCCGGTGGCGGAGATGCTCACCCGCACGTCGCCGCGCTCGGCGGTCGCGGTGCGGTAGTCTCCTGCCCCGTCGCCGGAAGCACGCTGCTGCCAGAAGTAGACGCCGGCGACCACCAGGGCCAGCAATCCGCCGGCCAGCAACAATCGCCGTGGCCACGTCCGGGCTCGGCGGGAGTCAGTGCTCTTGCTGGTCGTTGCAGTCATCGGTGGCGCCGTCAATCCAGGGAATGGACCCGTCAACGCCCGAGGCGGCCGTCGGTTGACGTGCCGGCCACGCCCGCGGCTGCGGCGTCAGGGGAGCAGCCGGATCGTCGCCGTGGTGCCCTTGTCGGGCTGGCTGCGCAGGCTGACCGGCCAACCCACCCGTTCGCCCAGGCGGTAGGTGATCGCCAGGCCCATTCCCTTGCGGTCTTCGCTGGCGATGTCAGCGCGGTAGAAAGGCATGAAGGCCTTGGCCAGGGTTTCCGGATCCATGCCGATACCGCTGTCGCGCACCACGATTTCCTGCGCCGACATGCGCACCTGGATGCGGCCAAGGTTGGTGAAGTGCGCCGCATTGCTGAGCAGGTTGCCGACCATCACTGCCAGCACGTGCGGGGAACCCACCACGCTGGGCGCGCCCTCGTCGAGCAGCTCGATGGAGACCGGCTTGTCCGCCAGCAGCGGCTGCATCCGCTCCACCTGTTCGCGCACCACCTCACCCACGTCGAACTCGCGGTCCTGCGGGCCCACATCCGATTCGCGGGCCAGGATCAGGAAGGCGTCAATGACCGCCTCCATGTCGCGACCCGCGCGCTGCACCCGCGCCAGCGCCCGACTGGTCGCCGGCAAGGTGTTGGGGTCGGCGAGCAGCATGTCGGTCGCCACCCGGATCACCGTCAGCGGGGTGCGCAGCTCGTGGCTGGCATCGCGCGTGAAGTCGCGCTCGCGCTGGACAAACGCGGCCACGCGGTCGGCCAGCCCGACCAATGCCTCGGCCAGTTGCTGGACCTCCACGCCGGCTTCGGCCGGCAGGCTGCCGGCCTTGATGGCGGTCACGTCCGATTCGCGCGGGTCCCAGCGCGAGACCACGCCCGCCAGCCAGCTGACCGGTGCGACCAGCCGCTTGGAGGTGCGATAGGTCAGCCAGGTGACCAGGTAGGTCGCCAGCAACGACAACAGCAACGAGACCAGCCCGGTCAGGCCGATCGCGCGGTCGATGTGGCCGGACTCGAAACTCAGGTAGAACGTGTCCGGTCCCCGGGTCTCCACCAGCACGACCTCATCGCTAAAGCGCTGCCGGGCTGCGCGGCCGGGGGCTGGCACGGTGGGTGCGGAGATCCGATGGCGTCCGGCCGGCAGCCCGCGCATGTAGTCCGGCACCGCCCGCCCTCCGGCGCCCGTGGGCGCCAGATAGCCGGTCAGGGTGGCCGTCTGCGGCAGGGGGTAGGCCGGATTGCTGGCGCGCCCGGCCCAGAAGGTCGCCGCCTCGGCGTCCAGCCGCTCCTGGATGACGCTGTCGCGCACGATCACGCCGGTCAGCAGCACGCCGCCGGTGATGACGATGCTCGCCAGCGCCGCCTGCAGCAAAAACGCCAGCTTGATCCGCCGCGGCAGCCCGGGAGTCATTGACACAACCGCAACGTCATTCCTGCGGCTGCGAGATGTCCGCCACGCGATAGCCGGCCGACTGCACGGTGTGCAGCAGTTGCTTGTCGAACGGTTTGTCGATCGTCTTGCGCAGGTTGTAGAGGTGGCTGCGCAGGGTGTCGGAGTCGGGCAGGCCATTGCCCCAGATCTCGCGCTCGATTTCCTGGCGACTGACTACCCGCGGCGACTCGCGCATCAGGATCGTCAGCAGGCGCAGGCCGATCGGCGAGAGCTGCAGCTCGCTGCCGCCACGGGTGACGCGCAGGCTGGCCGGATCCAGCACCAGATCGGCCACCTTGAGCACCTCCCCGCCCACCTGGCGGCGCTCGCGCCGGATCAGTGCACGCAGGCGCGCCTCCAGCTCCTGGATGGCGAACGGCTTGGTCAGGTAGTCATCCGCGCCGGCCGACAGACCGGTCAGCTTCTCGTCCAAGGTGTCGCGCGAGGTCAGCATCAGCACCGGCGTGGACTTGCGCGCTTCCTCGCGCAGGCGCTTGCACACTTCCAGACCGTCCAGGCGTGGCAGCATCAGGTCGAGCACGATCACGTCGTAGCTGTTCTCCGCGGCGAGCCGATAGCCGTCCAGCCCGTCGGCGGCAAAGTCGACCTCAAAGCCTTTGCTCTCGAGGTATTCGCCGACCATCTCGGAAATATTGCGGTTGTCTTCAATGATGAGGACGAGTCCGCCGTCTTGCGTGTTCTGCATGTAAGTCCCCTAGGCTTCAGTTTTGTGAAGGCTGACGCCAAAGGGGTCTACACGGCGTGAAGACGGGGCCAACGCAGGCCGGGCCAACCGTCGCGAAATGGATCTTGTCAGCGACGCGCGCTCACCCGCCACACCACTTCTGCCAGGGCAGTGCGGGGTCTCCCAGCGCGACGAAGCCGCCATTGAGGAGGCTCGCGCGTTGGTTGTAGCGGAACGGACGCCCCAGCGGATCGAACAGCTCACCGCCGGCACCTTCCAGGATTGCCTGGCCGGCGGCAGTGTCCCACTCGCTGGTCGGCCCGAAGCGCGGATAGACGTCCAGCTCACCCTCGGCGAGCAGGCAGAATTTCAGCGACGAGCCCATGCCCAGCGGCTGCGTGTCACCCATGCGGGCGATGAAATCGATGCTGCGCTGGTCGCGATGGGAACGGCTGGCGGCCACCCGCAGGGGCGGCGTGGCCGGGGCCCGCGCCTGCACAGCACGATCGCTGCCCTCAGTCTCGCGGCGAAAAGCACCCAACCCGGCGCCGCCGTGCCACACCACGCCGGTCGCCGGCGCCTGGATCACGCCCCAGGTGGCGACCCCGCTTTCGATCAGCGCGATGTTGACGGTGAACTCGCCGTTGCGCTTGATGAATTCGCGCGTGCCATCCAGCGGATCGACCAGCCACAGGCGCGACCACCGGCGGCGCTCGGCGATGTCGTGGCTGGAGGATTCCTCCGAGAGCAGCGGAATGGCGGGTGTCAGACTCGCCAGCCCCGCCGCGATGGAGCGATGGGCGGCGAGGTCGGCGGCGGTGACGGGCGAGCGGTCGTCCTTGTGGTCGACGTCGAATTCACCCCGGTAGACCTTCAGAATTTCCGCAGCGGCCGCACGGGCAACGCGGATCACGCCCTCGCGCAGTGCCGGCTCGATCATGCGCTCATTCCGGCTTGGCGCAGCGCTGCCTGCTCACGCCGCTCAGCCATGGATGCGCAACCACTCACGCACGATGAACAAGGCGGCCAGACTCCTGCCCTCGGAGAAATCCTCGCGCAGGATCAGCTCATGCAGCGCATCCATGCGCCACGGCACGACCTCCAGCGGCTCGGGCTCATCGCCCGGCAAGCGCTCCTCGTAGAGGTCGCGAGCCAGGATCACATGGGCGGAATGGCTCATGTAGGACGGTGCCAGGGTCAGTTCGCGCAGGTTGAGCAGGGAGCGCGCGCCATAGCCGGCTTCCTCCTTCAACTCGCGATCGCCCGCCTCCACCGGACTCTCCCCGGCATCGATGCGACCTTTCACCAAACCCAGCTCGTGGCGGTGGACGCCGGCAGCGTATTCGCGCACCAACAGGACGGTGTCCGCGTCCAGCATCGGCACCACTATCACCGCCCCGTGGCCACGTCCGTGCATGCGCTGGAACCGGCGCCGTTCGCCGTTGCTGAACTCCAGGTCGAGCTCTTCCACACGGTAGGGCGCCGCGTCGGTCTCGACGATGCGGTGGATGATCGGCAGCTTGCGCGTCATCCGTGACGCCCCGGAGCGCGGGCGCGACAGCGCGGAACAGCGATAATGGGAAAATGACGAGTCTGGATCACGATTCCATGATGCTAGCAGAGGCCAGCGGATGCGCCTGACCCGGGTGCACGTGGACACGCCGCTGGCGGCTGGCGAAGAGCTGCCGTTACCCGAGGGCCCGGCGACCCACCTGAGCCGCGTGTTGCGTCTGGCGGTCGGCGATCGCTGCGTGCTGTTCAATGGCGACGGCAATGACTACCCGTCCATCGTGACGACCATCGGCAAGCGCGAGGTGCGCGTGCGCCTGGAGGCGCCGGTTGCGGTGGATAGCGAGTCGCCGTTGCGCATCGTGCTGCTGCAGGGAATTGCCCGCGGCGAAAAGATGGACCTGATCCTGCAGAAGGCGACCGAGCTGGGAATCGCCGAAGTGCGGCCGCTGGTTTCGCAGCGCAGCGAGGTCAAACTTGATGACGCGCGCGCGACGCGGCGGCTCGGCCACTGGCAAGCCGTCGTCGCGGCCGCGTGCGGTCAATGCGGGCGGGCACGCGTGCCAAGGGTGGCCGCACCGGAACCGCTGGCCAAGGTGCTGGCGGGCATCGGTCCGGACGCCGAGGACGCCCTTTCCGCGCGCCCATCCGGCGATGCGCCGCTGCGATTGCTGCTGGACCCCGACGGCGGGCTGGCACTCAACGGGTTGCCGCTTGGCTTGCGCAATGCCGGCGTCGTGCTGGCGGTGGGCCCCGAGGGTGGCTGGTCACCGGCCGATCGCGTGCAACTGCTCGCAGCCGGTTTCCGCGGATTGCGCCTCGGTCCACGGATCCTGCGAACGGAAACCGCGGGGCTGGCGGCGATCGCGGCATTGCAAGCCGGTTTTGGCGACTTGCGCTGAGAGCCGCTTGGCCTGCCGCGCTGGCGCCGATCTCAAGCCGCCGCGGACAGCGTCTCGATAATGAGGGTCTCGACGGCGACCAAGTCGGGCACGTACGCGTCGTCCTCGTTCAGGCGTACCTCGGCAAGCACCATCGGGGGTAGCTCGGCTGGATCGCCGCTGGTCTCCAAGGTCGCACGCGACACCGTCACCAGCCTGGGGAACCCCTGGCTGAGGATGGCGAAATACGGGGCCTTCGGGTTGCCGCCCAGGGCCTTCAGCACCAGCACCTTGCTGTTCAGCGTGCCTTGCTCGTCAGCCAGCCCGGTCAGTTGCGCGAAGCCGATCAAGGGGACCTGCCAGCCGCGCCAGCGGGTCCGGCCCAGCAGCCATGCCGGCGCACCGACAACGGATTCGGGCGGCGCAAACGACATCACCTCGGCCACCGTCGCGTTGGGCAGCAGCAGGCGCGCGCCGGCAATCTGGATGAGCACGCCGCGGATGTCGCGTTCGGCACTATCGCCAGATGGGCCGGTGTCGTGGTCAAGCGGCATCACTGGATCATTGGACATTGTCATTCCTCAGGCCGGCCAGCGATCGGCCAGCCGCTGCGCCATTTCTGCCGGGGTTGCTGTGTCGCCGCCGCGGGCTTCCAATGCGGCCGAAGCGGTCGCTTCATAGCAGCCTTCGGCTGTCTGGCCGGCGACCAGCGCGCCCGCCCAGCCGTGCCGCAGGGCCGCGTCGAGGACCGAAGGGTCGGTACCGCTGAGCAGCAACACCGCGCTGTCGCTCGACGGCAAGGCTGCGAGCAGCTCGGTGCCCGCCTGGAAGCGCACGCCGGCATCGTTCACGGCCACGCCGAGGTCATCGGGCAGGATGTAGACCGTGCCCGCCATCGCGTACTGGTCGTGCTCGGCAAGCCGGACCGGAAGTTCGGTCGCCCGCTGCATCTGTGCCACGAGCCGGTCGTGGCGACCACCGTCCAGGCGCTGCTGGATCAGGATGGGTCGCGGGAATTCGGTCGGCAATGCGGCAACCAGCTGGCGAACCGCATCCGGACCGCCCAGTCCGGCCAGTACCAGCACGGCGCCGCGCGACTGCTCAGGCTCGTCTTCTTCTGGCGAGTCGTCCACCAGGCTCAGACCGGCGATGCGTTCTTCGAGCTCATCGATGTCGCGCGCGAAACGCTCGTCGGTCCCCACGGACACGGCGGCCGCCGGGGCGGATCCGTCGTCCAGGCTGAGTTCCCCGAACCGCGGCGTTGCCTCGGGCTCGTGTTCGGCCAGCACCGGATCGAAGGGGTTGATCGTCTCGACCGCGTCGGGCGCGGCGGTCTCAACCGTATCGGCGGCGAGGCCGGTATCGGCCTCCCATGACAGCTCGGGATCGTCCAGATGGAGCTCAGCACCGTCAGTGCCCGCCGGGCTTTGCGGGGTGGTCGATTCCGCTTCCTGCTCGGTTCCCGGCGGAAGCACGTCGCCGTGGCGCTGCATCTTGGCTACCAGGTGGCGCTGCCAGCGTGCCATGTCCCAGCCCTCGCGCGCCGCGGCCAGGCTGGCCTCCTCGTAGATGACCTCCAGATCCGGGTCGGCCAGCGCCTCGTCAAACGCCTCCAGCGCGTCCTCGACCTGCGGGTCCAGAGCGACCAGCACGACCTTGGCCCCGCTCGCGGCGACGTCGGCCGGGACGATGTCCTGCGGATCGCATTCGAGCGCGCATTGCGCCCCGGCCGCCTCGATCGCCTCGCGCAGCCTGTCGCGCGCCGCGCCTTCGCGCGCCAGCAGGGCGACCTTCAGCGCATCACTGCTCATGGCGGTTCTCAAGGGCGAGCAGCTCGTACACGTTGCGCATCAATTCGGGTTCCTGGTACGGCTTGCCGAGGTACCGGTCCACGCCGACCTCCATCGCTCGCTGGCGATGCTTGTCACCGGTGCGCGAGGTGATCATCACGATCGGGACATCGCGCAGGCGCGCATCGGCCTTCATCCGCGTCGCCAGCTCGTAGCCGTCCATGCGCGGCATCTCGATATCCAGCAGCATCAGGTCCGGGACCATCTCCGCCATCCGCTCCAGCGCATCCAGGCCGTCGCGCGCGGTGGCGACCTCGAAGTTGTGCCGCTCCAGGATGCGCCCGGTGACCTTGCGCATGGTCACCGAATCGTCGACGACCATGACCAGCGGAACCGGGCGCGACTCCACCGCCGCGACCGGCGCCACCAGCGCGGCCAGCGGCATCGAGACGGCACGCCGGACCAGCGGGGCGACATCCAGGATCACCACCACGCGGCCATCGCCCATGATGGTCGCGCCGAAGATGCCCGGCATCGAAGCCACCTGCGGCCCGACCGGCTTGACCACGATCTCGCGGTTGCCGATGACCTGGTCGACCGTCACTGCGGCATGCAGATCGCCGGAGCGGATCAGCAGCACGGGCACCTGCAACTGGCCTTCGGCCTTCGCCGGCGCCTGGCCGACGAGCTGGCCCAGGTCATGCACCGCGTAGTCATCACCGCCGTAGGGGTAATTGGCCTCGCGCGGCTGGCCCTGGTCGTCGACCAGCTCCTCCCGGGCGATGCGGCCGACACCGCGGACCGAAGCAATCGGCACGGCAAAGGTGGTCTCGCCGATCTTGACGAACACCGCCTGGGTGACCGCCAGGGTCTGCGGCAGACGCAGGACGAAGGTGGTTCCCTGTCCCGGGCGGGACTGGATGTCCAGCGAGCCACCGAGCTGGCGGACCTCGCTGGCGACCACGTCCATGCCCACGCCGCGTCCGGCCAGACGGCTGACGGAATCGGCCGTCGAGAAGCCCGGCTGGAAAATCAGAGAATGCAGCGCGAAATCGCTCATGACCGCGTCGGGCGCGAGCAGGCCGCGCTCCTCGCCGCGGCGGCGGATGGCGGCGCTGTCGAGCCCGCGACCATCGTCGCTGACCTCCAGCACCACTTCGGAGCCTTCGCGCCGGATCGCAATGCGGACGATCCCTTCCTCGGGCTTGCCCGCACTGCGGCGTTGCTCAGGCGTCTCCACACCATGCGCTATGGCGTTGCGCAGCATGTGCTCCAGCGGCGCGGTCATGCGCTCCAGCACGTTGCGGTCCAGCTCGCCCTGCGCGCCGTCCAGTTTGAGTGCGACCTGCTTGCCCAGTTCGCCGGAGGCCTGGCGGATGACCCGGCGCAGGCGTGGCAACAGGCCATCGAAGGGCACCATGCGCGTGCGCATGAGGCCTTCCTGCAGGTCCGAGCTGACCCGCGACTGCTGCAGCAGCAGGGTCTCGTACTGGCGGGTCAGGTCATCCAGGGTGACCTGCAGGCTGCTCTGGTCGGCGGCCGACTCGGACAGGCCGCGCGAGAGCTGCTGCAGGTTGGAGAAGCGGTCCAGCTCCAGCGGATCGAAGGCCTGCTCGGCGTCCTCGCCTTCGCGCTGGTAGCGCGCGACGATCTGGGCCTCGGTCTCCATCTCCAGGCGGCGCAGCTGATCACGCATGCGCTCGTTGGTGGCGGCCATCTCGCCGATTGCGCCGCGGAATGCGCCCAGCTGCTGCTCCAGGCGGGCGCGGTAGATCGCCACTTCGCCGGCGTAGTTGACCAGCCGGTCCAGCAGGTCGGCGCGGATACGCACCTGCTCCTGCGGGGCACGGATGCCGATCTCGTCGTCGTCATCGTGCTGCTCGACGATCGGCGCCGAAAGCGGGCCGACGTCGACCGTTTTGTGGATCACCTGGGCGACTGGGACAACGCTTTCGATGTCGTCAACGACGCGCCCCGATGCCGACGTTTCCGGCACATCGGTGGTTTCCGGCTGCGCTGCGTCTGACGCACCGCTGGTCGCCGCGGCGTCCTCTGCCTCTTCGGCATCTGCGGTCGCACTCGTCTGCGAGACCGCGCTCGCCAACGGTTCCGCCGGCACATCGGCGACTCCGGCAACCACGGTCTGGCCGCTCGCGCGCGCTTCGAACTCGTTGATCAGCGC
This genomic interval from Lysobacter ciconiae contains the following:
- a CDS encoding chemotaxis protein CheW, with the protein product MSNDPVMPLDHDTGPSGDSAERDIRGVLIQIAGARLLLPNATVAEVMSFAPPESVVGAPAWLLGRTRWRGWQVPLIGFAQLTGLADEQGTLNSKVLVLKALGGNPKAPYFAILSQGFPRLVTVSRATLETSGDPAELPPMVLAEVRLNEDDAYVPDLVAVETLIIETLSAAA
- a CDS encoding chemotaxis protein CheB, which produces MSSDALKVALLAREGAARDRLREAIEAAGAQCALECDPQDIVPADVAASGAKVVLVALDPQVEDALEAFDEALADPDLEVIYEEASLAAAREGWDMARWQRHLVAKMQRHGDVLPPGTEQEAESTTPQSPAGTDGAELHLDDPELSWEADTGLAADTVETAAPDAVETINPFDPVLAEHEPEATPRFGELSLDDGSAPAAAVSVGTDERFARDIDELEERIAGLSLVDDSPEEDEPEQSRGAVLVLAGLGGPDAVRQLVAALPTEFPRPILIQQRLDGGRHDRLVAQMQRATELPVRLAEHDQYAMAGTVYILPDDLGVAVNDAGVRFQAGTELLAALPSSDSAVLLLSGTDPSVLDAALRHGWAGALVAGQTAEGCYEATASAALEARGGDTATPAEMAQRLADRWPA
- a CDS encoding 16S rRNA (uracil(1498)-N(3))-methyltransferase, which encodes MRLTRVHVDTPLAAGEELPLPEGPATHLSRVLRLAVGDRCVLFNGDGNDYPSIVTTIGKREVRVRLEAPVAVDSESPLRIVLLQGIARGEKMDLILQKATELGIAEVRPLVSQRSEVKLDDARATRRLGHWQAVVAAACGQCGRARVPRVAAPEPLAKVLAGIGPDAEDALSARPSGDAPLRLLLDPDGGLALNGLPLGLRNAGVVLAVGPEGGWSPADRVQLLAAGFRGLRLGPRILRTETAGLAAIAALQAGFGDLR